A genomic window from Astatotilapia calliptera chromosome 12, fAstCal1.2, whole genome shotgun sequence includes:
- the LOC113033727 gene encoding uncharacterized protein LOC113033727: protein MADQERKSLVWDIRKSLLSLSSNELFQITSTVSPVPGKDAAELSSGDAEGCFEYIHAFMYSKNLLDAEDRGMGELLALKDVVDEVVQSQSSVILPAGSSVNTKPMSPLITVPPTASAQPANTDVLFPDVTNVTTPVTANAKLITETTNELSCDVLPENVQKMLLDYEDLSQKLGRLMHIPTPQATAQPTLSVPHHSETQMDVSRHRGPEQVVSLKDLSYIHRREFKVQGGQIGDHSSDISFNSVCRQIEEGIKDNFTESEIVRGVLRIIKPGDFKDMLVNKEDMTVAELKGFLQSHLGERNSTELFQELMCAKQNEHETPQQFLYRVIGLKQRILFGSKQPGTDIRYSPDTVQDVFLHTVYQGIGHKYNDIRRELKPLLSDNTVTDETILKHVMRVTSDESERQRRLGSTQRSRQAAAHSLQVEGEQVKQANTKKDMTEHRAKSDEVQKLAEKIDVLTKLVDTLAEKVERSQSYSCLPPKPQPTRRGSRYGCPKCVQEGLQDCKHCFSCGEQGHRAVGCLKNPKQQGNVNRLLWGDKQ from the coding sequence ATGGCAGACCAGGAGAGGAAAAGCCTGGTATGGGACATCAGGAAAAGCCTACTGTCGCTGTCATCCAACGAACTTTTCCAGATTACTTCTACAGTCAGCCCTGTTCCAGGCAAAGATGCTGCAGAGCTTTCCAGCGGAGACGCAGAGGGATGTTTCGAGTACATCCACGCCTTTATGTACAGTAAGAACTTGTTAGATGCTGAGGATAGGGGCATGGGAGAACTGCTAGCCCTAAAAGATGTTGTCGATGAGGTTGTTCAGTCTCAAAGTAGTGTAATCTTACCTGCTGGGTCAAGTGTAAATACAAAGCCAATGTCCCCACTTATCACTGTCCCACCTACTGCATCAGCCCAACCAGCTAACACTGATGTACTATTTCCTGATGTAACAAATGTAACCACTCCTGTAACAGCAAACGCCAAGCTAATCACTGAGACAACTAATGAACTCAGTTGTGACGTTTTACCAGAGAATGTCCAAAAGATGCTGTTAGACTATGAGGATTTGAGCCAAAAGCTTGGTAGGCTGATGCACATTCCCACACCTCAAGCTACAGCACAACCTACACTCTCAGTCCcacatcactctgagacacaGATGGACGTTTCCAGACACAGAGGACCCGAACAAGTAGTATCATTGAAGGATCTGTCCTACATTCATCGCCGTGAATTCAAAGTTCAAGGAGGCCAAATTGGAGATCACTCATCTGATATCAGCTTTaacagtgtttgcagacagataGAGGAGGGGATAAAGGACAATTTCACTGAGTCTGAGATCGTGAGAGGTGTGCTAAGGATAATAAAGCCAGGAGATTTCAAGGACATGCTGGTCAATAAAGAAGACATGACTGTGGCTGAGCTCAAGGGGTTCCTCCAGTCGCACTTAGGTGAGAGGAATAGCACAGAACTATTCCAAGAACTAATGTGTGCCAAACAAAATGAGCATGAAACCCCTCAGCAGTTCCTCTACCGTGTTATTGGACTGAAGCAAAGAATATTGTTTGGTTCAAAACAGCCAGGGACTGATATCAGGTATAGCCCAGACACAGTACAAGATGTCTTCCTACACACAGTGTATCAGGGAATAGGACACAAGTACAATGATATTCGCAGGGAGCTTAAACCTTTACTTTCAGACAACACAGTTACAGATGAGACAATCCTAAAGCATGTCATGAGGGTAACAAGTGATGAAAGTGAACGACAAAGGCGTTTGGGGTCAACACAACGCTCAAGACAAGCTGCTGCACATAGTCTACAGGTTGAGGGAGAACAGGTTAAGCAGGCAAATACAAAGAAAGACATGACAGAGCATAGAGCTAAATCAGATGAAGTACAGAAGCTTGCAGAGAAAATAGATGTGCTCACCAAACTAGTAGACACCCTAGCAGAGAAAGTGGAGAGAAGCCAGTCATACAGCTGTCTACCCCCCAAGCCACAACCAACCAGAAGAGGAAGCCGTTATGGTTGTCCAAAATGTGTGCAGGAGGGGTTACAAGATTGTAAACACTGCTTCTCTTGTGGCGAACAGGGACACAGAGCTGTGGGTTGCCTAAAAAACCCTAAGCAGCAGGGAAACGTGAACCGGTTGCTGTGGGGGGACAAACAGTAA